The Nitrosarchaeum sp. genomic sequence TCTCCGTCTTGGGTTAGTGTTACACCTGCTTTGTTATAGTTTACAAGATTTTTCTCATTTAATTTTTTGAGCATTTGTACAACACTTGGCTGTCTGACGTTGAGCATCTTTGCAATTGTAGATATCTTGACATCTTCTCCTCTCTCTTTTATGTGCCAAATTGCCTTGAGATACATTTCGACATGTTCAGCTTCTGCTGTTCCTACAAAAAGAATTTCATCATTTTCATCATTTACTGCGTCCATACTATACCACCTTTGAATCTTTTAATAAATATTCAAAGTATTGCCTTGCAAATCCTGCCAATCCTGTATGATCTGCCCAAATTGCAACTAGATCCGGGGTATTCATTGCTCCCATCTCTGGACCCAATAAAATTACGACATATCTGTTATCTGAAATTATTCCTCCACCAAATAGTCCTTTTTTGATTTTTACAGTTGCAACTCTGCTTATTGCCTTGAGTGACTCTTTGTCCATTTTATCTGAAGTTAATATTTTGATGTCCACCCCTTTATCGTGTAATGCTCTTAATTTTGGTAATGCTTGTCTGACTAACTCTTGTCCTGCTTCAGGTAATGCAATCATTACTTCATTTCTGCAAGATTCAACCATCTCCAAAATTTTTGAAGCGATATTTATTGCGCCAGATAATACCCATATGTCTGGTCTTTCACTGGTTCCACTTTTTTCATATAATGGAACGAGCTCGTTTAAAATAATATTTTGATTTTGTAAAAAATCATTTTGCATCTTTTGTTTTGTAGTCTCCAATCCAGTAGATGGAGATTTTGCAAAGTATTTTGTTGGTCTTGAATCATCAGAACCAATCCAGCCTTTCTCTTCTAGTGTCCCTAAAACCTCATAAATTTTTGAATAAGGAACACCTGATTTTTGGCTAAGATCTGAGGCTGTTAATTCACCCGTTTCAAGTAACGATGCAAATGTCCTCGTTTCATAACTAGTAAGACCAATTTTTTCTAGAGCCTTTCTTGTCTTGTCAGTTATGTTCATGCGATCTAATCGTCAAGTTTTGATATTTAAACCAGTCATGCCCAATTACTAAATTCCATACGGGGCCAAGTAGGCAATGCATTATATACCATTTTAGAAAAGTTGCCAATGTAAGCATGGCATTAATTCAGATTTCCAATCAGTCAAGTAAAAGTCTAGGCAAAAAATCAACTATTAGATTCACTCAAAGCATATGTCCTGATTGTAACATGATATTAGATGCTGAAGTCTTTGAGCGAGACGACAAGGTCTACATGTCAAAGATTTGCCCAACTCACGGCGAATGTGAGGAATTATACTTTGGTTCTTATCAAATGTACAAGAAATTCAGTACATACTGGGTAGACGGCAAAGGCGCTCATGCTCCAAACGTAATGATTGACAAATGTTCATGTCCAAATAACTGTGGATTGTGCTCAAATCACCTATCACACAGTGGATTGGCAAACATGATTGTAACTAACAGATGTGATTTGACATGCTGGTATTGCTTCTTTTATGTAAAGAAAGGCCTTGAAGGCGCTTACATGTACGAGCCAGACCATACACAAGTTAGAGGAATGATGAAGACACTAAAGGCTGAAAGACCAATTCCAGGCAACTCTATTCAGATTACTGGTGGTGAGCCAATGCTTAGAGAAGACATTGCTGATGTTATTAAAATAATGAAAGAAGAAGGCGTTGATCATGTCCAGATGAATACAAACGGTATCAGACATGCAATGGATCCAGAAGCTGCAAGAGAAGTCAGACTAGCTGGATGTAACAACTTGTATCTTTCTTTTGATGGTGTAACTGCAAGAACAAATCCAAAGAATCACTGGGAAATTCCATATGCCCTTGATAGCTGCAGAAAGACCGGAACAACTGTAGTATTTGTCCCAACTGTAATTAAATCAATTAACGACCATGAATTAGGTGGAATTATTCGCTATGCACAAAAGAACATGGATGTAGTTCACGCTGTTAACTTTCAACCTGTATCACTAACTGGTAGAATGGGTAAAGGAGAACGTGAAAAATATAGAATTACAGTTCCAGATTGCATTCAAAGAATTGAAGAGCAAACAAATGGTGAGGTAACTGTTGATGACTGGTTCCCAGTACCAAGTTGTATGCCACTCACTAATGTAATTGAGGCATTTTCTAGTAAACCAAAATATGAATTATCTATCCACTTTGCTTGTGGTGCAGGAACTTACATCTTTGAAGACGCAGAGACAAAGAAATTTGTTCCACTAACTAAGTTCTGTGACATTCAAGGAATGCTTGAACTATTTGAGGATAAAGCAGAAGAGATTCGTTCTGGTAAAAACAAGTACTTTACAATGCTTGAAGTTGTAAGAAAACTAAAGGGCTTTGTTGATACAAAGAAGCAACCAGCAGGGCTAGACTTGGCAAAGATGTTTGGCAATATACTCATGAAGAGATCATTTGAGTCAATTGGCTCATGGCATGTCAAAGGATTGTTCTTGGGTATGATGCACTTTCAAGACAAATACAATGAAGACTTGGAAAGATTGCAAAGATGTGATATTCATTATCTTACTCCCGACCTTAGAATCGTTCCATTCTGTGCATTTAATGTAATTCCAGAATGGTACAGAGACAGAATTCAAAAGAAATACTCCATTACGGTAGAAGAATGGGAACAAAGAGAAGGCGTCAAACTAGAAGACGGTCTGTATCGTGGTCTAATGAGACGTGGAGCAGGAGATGAACTTGCTGCTGGTTGTGCAAAGAGTCAGATGTTCCATGACGCTGCTCAAGCAACAATGTAGATCTTAGACCTTAAATTATCTAAAACTAATTTTGTTTTGTGAAGATACTCTTTATTTCTCCAAGATATGAAGGAGGTATTGGAGGTCACGCATTTAGGGTAGCTGAAAAACTGCGTGAATTTGGATTTGATGTAAAGTTAATGCATGTCCCACATGTTCCAATAAAAAATTTGAAAAATCCAAGCTTTGCAATTTTTGGTATGATAAAGGCAATACTTGACAGAGAAAAATATGATGTTGTACATGCATGGAATGTTCCATCTGCATTTGTGATGAAGTTTGTAAAAGCAAAAAAGAAAGTTCTCTCAGTTCATGGGATTTATTCAGAACAGGTAAACGCATTACACTCTACTGCCACAAGTAGTATGGTTAGTAATGCAGAGTCTAAAGTTTTGAAATTTGCAGATGTTCTTACAACTGATTCAAAATCTGTTCAAAAAACATACAAAGAAAAACTGGATCTTAACTTTGTGTATCTTCCAGCACCGTTAGATATTAAAAAATTTAATGAAATTCCAGACGTAAAAAAAATTGAGAACCAAATTGCCTATGTTGGGCGAGACAGCTTTGAGAAAGGAACCGATATTTTACGAAATATAGAGCCACAAATTAAAGGCAAAATAGTTTACTGTACAAACATGTCCTGGGTTGAGGCTATGAAAAATCTCAAGGCATCTTTTGTTCTTGTTGTTCCTTCAAGAATGGAGAGCTTGCCACAATCAATCAAGGAAGCATTTTTTTTAAAAATTCCAGTAATAGCTACAAATGTTGGAGACATTCCTGAAGTGATTAAAAACAATGAAACAGGAATAATTGTTCCGCCAAACGATCCGCAGTTATTACTTGATGCAATTAATTCATTATTGGAAGACAAAGACAAGGCATCAAAAATGGCAGAACATGCATATGACTTTATAATGGAAAATTTTACTTGGGAGAAATTAATCTCCAAATATGTTGATTTTTATAAAAATTTATCTTAGATAAAAAATTTTGATAATCCGTTTTTTAATTCCATAGAATACTTCCATTTTAATACCGATTCAGTCAAGTTGGTATCTGCCTGACTAGACTGTACATCACCATCCAGTGCATTTTCATACTGTATCTCTAGTTTCAAACCTGATAACTCGATCATTATTTTTGCAAGCTGCTCAATTGATGTTGTAATGCCTGTGCCAATATTAAAAAATCCGTTATTTACATTGCTTTGCATAGCAGCTATGTTTGCACGTGCAACATCTTCAACAAAAATAAAATCTCTTAATTGTGTACCTGTGCCAAAAATTATTGGAGATTTTTTCTCTTTTAGTCTGTTGAGGAATTTTGTAATTACACCGGCGTATGAGCCAGTTTGACCCTCTCCATAGACATTAAAGTATCTGAGGCCAATAATGGATACATTATCTTTAGAATATTTTTCAGCAAGAAATTCGTCGTCTAATTTTGTTTTTCCATATGGGTTAATCGGATTACGTTCACTGTTCTCTTTTATTGGGATTTTTTTTGGATTTCCATAAACACTTGAACTGCTTGCATAAACTACTTTCAAGTCAAACTCTTTTGCAATTCTAAATACATTTTCAGTTCCTTTTACATTGACATCGTTGTATTCTTGTTGTTTTGTAAATGATTCTTGTACATCTGTAAGTGCAGCTTCATGAAATATTCCGTCAGAATTTTTTAGTATGTCTCTGAGTTGTTCAAAATCTCTTATGTCAATTTTATGAAATTCAACATCAAGTGATGAAATTCTCTCAATCTTTCCTCGATACATATTATCAATTACAACTGGAGTGTGATTTTGCTTGAGAAGTTGTCTTACTATGTTATTTCCGATAAACCCTGCTCCTCCGATTACTGTAAATTTCATGTCGTCGCTAAAATTTTCCAATCTTTAAATCTTCATCATTAATAAAACTAAAAAACAAGTAAATTATGTGAAGTTGTAAGTCAGAAATGAAAAATGTTCTAGAAATGAGTGAATCTGAGTTCAATAATAGCATCCAATCAGGATCACTCAAAATATGTGTAATTGGAATTGGAAGAATAGGTCTCCCTACCGCATTATCATTTGCCAATTCTGGTCTATCTACCATCGGTCTTGATATCAACTCTGAACTAGTTGATATGGTTAATCAAGGAGAATTTCCATTAAAGGACGAACCAGGATATACTACAATCTTTGAAAAAGTTTTAAAAGAAAAAAAATTCACTGCGACTACTAAAATTCAAGATGCTGTTCCTCAGTCCGATGTAATAGTTTTATCATTGCCTACACCAATGGATAAACAAAATGTACCAAATTATGATGCTTTACGTTCAGTAGGAAAACAACTCCACGAATTTTTAACTCTAGGTTCTATAGTCATTGTTGAAAGTACAATTGAGCCAGGTTTTATTGAGAATGAATTAAAATCAATAATAGAAGGAGATGATCTCAAACTAACTGCTGGTAAAAATTTTGGTATAGGAGTATGTCCAGAAACTGCAAACCCTGGACAAATTCTTAATGACTTTGAGAGATTACCTAGATTAGTTGGAGCAATAGATCAAAGAACTCATAATATAATAAAAAAAATCTACAAACATGTTTTTACTGTAGACTTGATTTCAATGCCTGACTGTAAAACAGCAAATGCCGTAAAGTTGACAACAAATGTTTTTCGTGATCTAAACATTGCATTTATCAATGAGTTGGCATTAATCTTTGAAAAATCTGGAATAGATATAATGACCGTTTTAGAAGCTGCAAAAACAAAATATAATTTCCAAGTTCATTATCCTGGAGCTGGAGTTGGCGGACCATGTCTTCCTGTAAACTCTTATCAAATGATAAATTTCGCAAAAACCTTTGGCTTTGATAACTTTTCAATTGTTGAAACAGGAAGAAGAATTAATGAATCAATGCCAGATCATGTGATTGAACTTTTAAAAGATGCTTTTAGCGAATCTTATACAGACATAAAACAATCAACAATATTGATTTTAGGCGTAACATACAAACCTGATGTAAAAGATGTTCAATTAACTCCTGCCGAACCAATTATTTTAAAATTACACCAATTAGGTTCTAATGTAAAAATATATGATCCGTACTTTAAGAATTCAACTTTGTTTGGAATAAACTGTGAATCAAATCTTGTGGAATCTTTGAAACAATCTGATGCATTAATTGTGGTTACAGCTCATAAAGAATTCCATGATCTAGAGCCAGCATTCTTAAAATCAACTATGAAATCTCCAGTAGTAATTGACTCTAGATGTATAATTAATCAATTTGATGCAAAAAATGCAGGATTGATTTATCGTGGAGTTGGACGTGGAAAACTCTAATTCGAAATTAGCTCCTAATTCAATCAAAAATATTCTCACTCTTAGATACAATCCAACAAAAAAATCAAAATTTACTAAAAAAACTTGGAAAGATTTTGTTGAAAAACCACTTGATACATCTTCACAAATAATAGAAAACTTGATCTGTTCAAACATTCATAGAACAATTAGAAATTCTACAAATACAAAAACGTCAATAGCTCTTAGCAGCGGCGTTGACTCTACACTTGTTTTAGCACTATTAAAAAAAACATGTCCAGATGTAAAAATTAGTGCAATCTCAATTAGATTTGAGAATAGTGTTGATGAATCAAGATACGCTGCAAAGATTGCATCAAAATTTGACATAGATCATAATATTGTATATGTTGAAAATTATCTCAAAGAGTTACCACATGCAATTAGCATTATTAAACAACCGTTTTGGGATTTACACTGGTATTATGTTGTAAAAAAAGCAAAAACTCTGGGAAAATTCCTGGTGTCAGGAGATGGTGGAGATGAATTATTTGGAGGTTATACATTCAGATACAAAAAATTTCTCTCTCTAACTGCAAAAAACTCATCACCAATTGATAAAGTCAAAGCATATCTGCAATGCCATGAAAGAGATTGGGTAGAAGACCAAACAGACATATTTGGTAAAAAACTTGGTTTTAATTGGAATCATATCTACAAACAATTTTTACCATATTTTGATAATCCACTAAGTCAATTATCGCAGGTATTTCTGGCAGACTTTAATGGTAAGCTACTCTACAACTGGATTCCATTAAATACAAGTTTTCACAGCTACTTTGGAGTAAAACCTGTTACTCCATTATTATCTAAAGAAACAATTCAACATACTACACATTTACCGATTAATTTAAAATATGACTTAAAAACCGATACTGGAAAGCTTCTCTTAAGGGAAATTCTTCACAAGTATTCCCTTGATAAATTATTGATTAAGAAAAAACAAGGGTTTTCTGTAGATACAATGAATTTGTGGAAATCTTATGGGTATGATTTATGTGATTGTTATCTGTCTGATGCAAGAATTGTACAGTCCAAATGGATTAACAAAGATTGGATTGAAAAGCATTTTGATAAAAATAGCATAGATATCAGATATGTAAACAAGTTTCTTGGATTATTATCTTTGGAGATATGGTACAGAATATTTATCACAAAAGAAATGAAACCAACTGTTACTCTTTAAATTCTTAATTTATTTAATTCCGTGTTTTTCCAAAATATCTAAAAACTCTTTTGCAATTTTACTCCAATTGAAGTTCTCTTCAACGAATTTTCTTCCATTTTCTCCCATGCTTTTTCTTTTTTGTTCATTATTAATTAAAAGTGATAATTTTTCAATCCATCCGTTTGCATCACACTTCTCTATCAAAAATCCAGTTTCGTTATTTTTCATAAGCTCTGGAATTCCTCCTACGTTTGTTGCAACTACTGGTTTTTTCATTAATTGTGCTTCTTGCAATGTTAAAGGTGACATATCAATTCCACTAACTAGCGCATAGACATCAATCTCAGTTAGATATTCTCTAACTTTATCTGGATATTGCAAATTTCCAAGCCATTTGAAATTATCATGTTTTCCTAATACCGATAGAATTTTGTCACGGTACGGCCCATCTCCTGCCCAGTAAAAAGTCACATCAGGCATAAATTTTAGAACATTTTCTAAAACAAGCATTTCTTGGGCTTTTCCCCAAATTACTGCCCCTTGTAATAATCCAACACAAGGATGTTTGAGAGTCATTCCTTTTGATGGATACCATCTAGATGAGGATATTCCTTGATACATTACTCCTGTTTTCTTGTTTGGATAATTCCTCTTGACAATTTTTTCTAAATGTTCGCAAATTGGTACAATTAATGATGATTTTTGAAAAGTTTGTCTAGCAATAGAGATCCAGATTTGCAATGCAATTCTTTTTGGAAGTGATTTGTACAGTGTATTTTTTGCCCACTCCATTTCCTTCCAAATGTTTCCTCTCAGATGTATTACTAGAGGAATATTCTGTTTAGATGCAGCAAGTGCAAAATGCCTTTGTCTATCTACTAGAATGACATCTGGCTTAAATTCAAAAATTAATTGATCAAACTTCTTTCTAGTTTGAAACCAATCGGAAACCTTACGGCTTGGAAAACCATTGCAGATATCTGTATCTACAACTAGCTTACAATCAACTCCTAAATCTATTAGGGCACTTGCAAATTCCTTTAGATGAAATATCTTGGAGGTAGAACCTCCTATAAGCAATCTCATTTTTGTTCACAATTATAAAAATAATGTATGTATTAAGACATTTTGTAAAATAAATGGTATTGTACTCAATCCTAATATTTTTAAAGCCATAAAAAATCGATTAAACAACTTGAAACCTTCTCTTGTTGAATATCTTGTTTGTCCTATCTGCAGAAAAAATTTCAACATCAAAATAACAAAAAAGTCTAAAGGAGAAATTATGGAGGGATATTTGATTTGTATAAATAAACACAAATTTAAGATTACAAATGGAATTCCTAGATTTGTCACAGATGCTACAAAGGATTTTGTAAAAACTGAGGATGCATTTTCATCAAAATGGAAAATATATCATAAATCATATCATGAGAAAAAATGGTTTGAGTTTCAAAGAAATTGGTTTTTAGAAAGGTTTCAATGGGAAACCCTTGAAAGTTTTAATAAATTTCTATTGACAAAACATAATGTTCTTGATGCAGGGACTGGTCTTGGAAATAGTGCAAACTTTCTATCTACCAACAAGCAATCACTTGTATTTGCAATAGATGCAAGTGAATCTGTAAATTTTGCTTATAAAAAATATGGTGGTGCTACAAACATTCATTTTTTGCAAGCAGACTTGCGTCAACTTCCATTTAAAAAGAATTTTTTTGACTATGTGTACTCTGATCAGGTATTACATCACACAAAGAATACTGAAACATCATTCAAATACCTGACAAAATTTCTCAAAAAGGCAGGCCATATTTCCATATATGTTTACAACAAAAAAGCTCCGATAAGAGAATTTGCAGATGATTACATTCGTTCAAAGACTACAAAAATGTCTGTAAATGACTGTGTAGAGTTTTCAAAAGATATGACAATTCTGGGAAAATCACTATCCAATCTAAAAAGGAAGATTACCATACCACATGACATTAAGCTACTTAACATCAAGGCAGGTACATACGATGTACAACGATTCATCTATTGGCATTTTTTGAAATGTTTTTGGGCTGAAGATGGAGATTTTGAGAGAAGCGTAGGTGTTAACTTTGATTGGTATTATCCAAAGTTTGCTTATAGACACACTCCTGATGAAGTACGTAAGTGGTATCGTGATACCAAAATAAAAATTACAAGTTTTAAAGAAATTGAAAGCGGAATTAGTGTTACTGGGAAAAAATAAATTTTTTATAAACTTTGTTTGTTCTGTTTTTTTATTATGAAAATATATGAACTTGGAAAAAAATGTGCAAAATATTTTCTAATTTGATAACCATGACTCTTGAATACGCTATATCCAGAATAAACTAATGGACCGTTTGATTCATTGTGAACTACATACCCATAAGAAGCAAACATTTTTGCCCAAGAGTTTTTTGAAAACTTGAAAATTTCAATAATAAAAGATCTTTCTGTTCCTAACGGATGTAAAAATAACAAGTTTTTTAATCTAATTTTTTTATGATTTAATCCACCTTTACCATCATTTTTTA encodes the following:
- a CDS encoding metal-dependent transcriptional regulator, translating into MDAVNDENDEILFVGTAEAEHVEMYLKAIWHIKERGEDVKISTIAKMLNVRQPSVVQMLKKLNEKNLVNYNKAGVTLTQDGERIGSSMMRNSRLLEVLMDSALKVAIDEEMVCGIEHHMNKQFTDALCTMLKHPRKCPHDHEIPMGECCKTS
- a CDS encoding TrmB family transcriptional regulator, encoding MNITDKTRKALEKIGLTSYETRTFASLLETGELTASDLSQKSGVPYSKIYEVLGTLEEKGWIGSDDSRPTKYFAKSPSTGLETTKQKMQNDFLQNQNIILNELVPLYEKSGTSERPDIWVLSGAINIASKILEMVESCRNEVMIALPEAGQELVRQALPKLRALHDKGVDIKILTSDKMDKESLKAISRVATVKIKKGLFGGGIISDNRYVVILLGPEMGAMNTPDLVAIWADHTGLAGFARQYFEYLLKDSKVV
- the tes gene encoding tetraether lipid synthase Tes: MALIQISNQSSKSLGKKSTIRFTQSICPDCNMILDAEVFERDDKVYMSKICPTHGECEELYFGSYQMYKKFSTYWVDGKGAHAPNVMIDKCSCPNNCGLCSNHLSHSGLANMIVTNRCDLTCWYCFFYVKKGLEGAYMYEPDHTQVRGMMKTLKAERPIPGNSIQITGGEPMLREDIADVIKIMKEEGVDHVQMNTNGIRHAMDPEAAREVRLAGCNNLYLSFDGVTARTNPKNHWEIPYALDSCRKTGTTVVFVPTVIKSINDHELGGIIRYAQKNMDVVHAVNFQPVSLTGRMGKGEREKYRITVPDCIQRIEEQTNGEVTVDDWFPVPSCMPLTNVIEAFSSKPKYELSIHFACGAGTYIFEDAETKKFVPLTKFCDIQGMLELFEDKAEEIRSGKNKYFTMLEVVRKLKGFVDTKKQPAGLDLAKMFGNILMKRSFESIGSWHVKGLFLGMMHFQDKYNEDLERLQRCDIHYLTPDLRIVPFCAFNVIPEWYRDRIQKKYSITVEEWEQREGVKLEDGLYRGLMRRGAGDELAAGCAKSQMFHDAAQATM
- a CDS encoding glycosyltransferase family 4 protein, which codes for MKILFISPRYEGGIGGHAFRVAEKLREFGFDVKLMHVPHVPIKNLKNPSFAIFGMIKAILDREKYDVVHAWNVPSAFVMKFVKAKKKVLSVHGIYSEQVNALHSTATSSMVSNAESKVLKFADVLTTDSKSVQKTYKEKLDLNFVYLPAPLDIKKFNEIPDVKKIENQIAYVGRDSFEKGTDILRNIEPQIKGKIVYCTNMSWVEAMKNLKASFVLVVPSRMESLPQSIKEAFFLKIPVIATNVGDIPEVIKNNETGIIVPPNDPQLLLDAINSLLEDKDKASKMAEHAYDFIMENFTWEKLISKYVDFYKNLS
- a CDS encoding NAD-dependent epimerase/dehydratase family protein — protein: MKFTVIGGAGFIGNNIVRQLLKQNHTPVVIDNMYRGKIERISSLDVEFHKIDIRDFEQLRDILKNSDGIFHEAALTDVQESFTKQQEYNDVNVKGTENVFRIAKEFDLKVVYASSSSVYGNPKKIPIKENSERNPINPYGKTKLDDEFLAEKYSKDNVSIIGLRYFNVYGEGQTGSYAGVITKFLNRLKEKKSPIIFGTGTQLRDFIFVEDVARANIAAMQSNVNNGFFNIGTGITTSIEQLAKIMIELSGLKLEIQYENALDGDVQSSQADTNLTESVLKWKYSMELKNGLSKFFI
- a CDS encoding nucleotide sugar dehydrogenase yields the protein MKNVLEMSESEFNNSIQSGSLKICVIGIGRIGLPTALSFANSGLSTIGLDINSELVDMVNQGEFPLKDEPGYTTIFEKVLKEKKFTATTKIQDAVPQSDVIVLSLPTPMDKQNVPNYDALRSVGKQLHEFLTLGSIVIVESTIEPGFIENELKSIIEGDDLKLTAGKNFGIGVCPETANPGQILNDFERLPRLVGAIDQRTHNIIKKIYKHVFTVDLISMPDCKTANAVKLTTNVFRDLNIAFINELALIFEKSGIDIMTVLEAAKTKYNFQVHYPGAGVGGPCLPVNSYQMINFAKTFGFDNFSIVETGRRINESMPDHVIELLKDAFSESYTDIKQSTILILGVTYKPDVKDVQLTPAEPIILKLHQLGSNVKIYDPYFKNSTLFGINCESNLVESLKQSDALIVVTAHKEFHDLEPAFLKSTMKSPVVIDSRCIINQFDAKNAGLIYRGVGRGKL
- a CDS encoding asparagine synthase C-terminal domain-containing protein — its product is MENSNSKLAPNSIKNILTLRYNPTKKSKFTKKTWKDFVEKPLDTSSQIIENLICSNIHRTIRNSTNTKTSIALSSGVDSTLVLALLKKTCPDVKISAISIRFENSVDESRYAAKIASKFDIDHNIVYVENYLKELPHAISIIKQPFWDLHWYYVVKKAKTLGKFLVSGDGGDELFGGYTFRYKKFLSLTAKNSSPIDKVKAYLQCHERDWVEDQTDIFGKKLGFNWNHIYKQFLPYFDNPLSQLSQVFLADFNGKLLYNWIPLNTSFHSYFGVKPVTPLLSKETIQHTTHLPINLKYDLKTDTGKLLLREILHKYSLDKLLIKKKQGFSVDTMNLWKSYGYDLCDCYLSDARIVQSKWINKDWIEKHFDKNSIDIRYVNKFLGLLSLEIWYRIFITKEMKPTVTL
- a CDS encoding glycosyltransferase family 4 protein: MRLLIGGSTSKIFHLKEFASALIDLGVDCKLVVDTDICNGFPSRKVSDWFQTRKKFDQLIFEFKPDVILVDRQRHFALAASKQNIPLVIHLRGNIWKEMEWAKNTLYKSLPKRIALQIWISIARQTFQKSSLIVPICEHLEKIVKRNYPNKKTGVMYQGISSSRWYPSKGMTLKHPCVGLLQGAVIWGKAQEMLVLENVLKFMPDVTFYWAGDGPYRDKILSVLGKHDNFKWLGNLQYPDKVREYLTEIDVYALVSGIDMSPLTLQEAQLMKKPVVATNVGGIPELMKNNETGFLIEKCDANGWIEKLSLLINNEQKRKSMGENGRKFVEENFNWSKIAKEFLDILEKHGIK
- a CDS encoding methyltransferase domain-containing protein: MKPSLVEYLVCPICRKNFNIKITKKSKGEIMEGYLICINKHKFKITNGIPRFVTDATKDFVKTEDAFSSKWKIYHKSYHEKKWFEFQRNWFLERFQWETLESFNKFLLTKHNVLDAGTGLGNSANFLSTNKQSLVFAIDASESVNFAYKKYGGATNIHFLQADLRQLPFKKNFFDYVYSDQVLHHTKNTETSFKYLTKFLKKAGHISIYVYNKKAPIREFADDYIRSKTTKMSVNDCVEFSKDMTILGKSLSNLKRKITIPHDIKLLNIKAGTYDVQRFIYWHFLKCFWAEDGDFERSVGVNFDWYYPKFAYRHTPDEVRKWYRDTKIKITSFKEIESGISVTGKK